The genomic window TTAACTTGCGATAGTGATGGCAAAATTGACCGTTTTATCGATCTAAGAGATGTGAAGTCAGTTCTAGAATTGCATTCCTTCCAGCGATCAGAACCTTATTATTTGGGAATGTTTCTTGGTGGCGCTTATCAGGAAATTATGGGCAATTTGCACAACCTGTTTGGCGATACTAATGCTGTACATATCCAATTGACTCCCAAAAGCTACGAAATTGAACACGTAGTTAAGGGCGATACGATGACTGAAGTTGTTAGTTATGTTCAATACGATGCGGAAGATTTGATTGAAAGTATCCGCAAGCGTACCGAGCAAGCATTACAAGAAAAGCGGATTACTCTTTTGGAAGCGCAAAGATTGCTGCAAACCTACGAACAATCTTTGAGTAGGTATACTTATTTGAGTAACTAACTTTTAACTTTAGGAGACAGTATATATACTGTCTCCTATTAGTAATTGCTAGTGACTATCTAATAAATCCGCGATCGCTTGGCGCTCCGATGGCGGCTCTGATGGCGGTGCTTGCCTAGTATCGGTAATTAACCAATCTAACGCCGCCGCTTGCACATCAATCGTTGCTCCAGTTTTGTCTACACAATAACGCCCAAATACTAGCTTATCTACCAAACGTACCCCTGGGCCAAGACGGGCATATTCAAAAATTACGCTGTTTTCTACCGTAGCATCGCCACAAATCCAGCAATTGGGGCCAATCATCGTTGGCCCAACTATTTTAGCGCCATCTTCAATATGGGTCATGCCACCGATATAAACAGGGCCAGTAATATCTACTTTGTCCCAATTTACAGCCACATTTAACCCTGTATAAATGCCTTCTTTGACTTGATGTCCGGGAATTTTGACATTTTTTACCTTGCCCATCAGCACATCTTGAATTGCTTGCCAATAGTCGGGGACTTTGCCAATATCTACCCATTGGAAGTCCATCGAAATGCCATAAAAAGGTGCAGCTATTTCAACTAATTTGGGAAATAGTTGGCTGCCAATGTCGTATTCTTGACCAGAAGGGATGTAGTTTAAAACTTCTGGTTCAAATATATAAATTCCTGTATTAATATTTGTACTTAAAGCTTCTTCTACTGATGGCTTTTCTTGGAAAGCTTTAATGCGTCCATCTTCGTCGGTTACAACTACGCCGTAGCTAGATACTTCTTCTTTTGGCACGGATTTCATTACCACCGTGGCGATCGCACCTTTGGCTTTATGCCATTTAACCGCCGCCGTTAAATCTAGGTCAATTAAAGCATCACCGCATAAAACTACAAAAGTATCGTCAAAAAACGGCGAGAAGTCCTGAATCCGGCGCATCCCTCCCGCCGAGCCAATCGCTTCACCCACAAGCTCCCCGTCTACAATTCTTCCTTCAAAAGAGTAGGCAATTTGTACCCCAAAATGTTGCCCGTCGCGGAAATAACTTTCAATTTCGTTGGCTAGGTGGCTAACATTGACCACAATTTGGTCAAAACCATGCTGGCGCAATAGTTCCAGTAAAAACTCCATCACTGGC from Synechocystis sp. PCC 7509 includes these protein-coding regions:
- a CDS encoding sugar phosphate nucleotidyltransferase, coding for MKAMILAAGKGTRIRPITYTMPKPMIPILQKPVMEFLLELLRQHGFDQIVVNVSHLANEIESYFRDGQHFGVQIAYSFEGRIVDGELVGEAIGSAGGMRRIQDFSPFFDDTFVVLCGDALIDLDLTAAVKWHKAKGAIATVVMKSVPKEEVSSYGVVVTDEDGRIKAFQEKPSVEEALSTNINTGIYIFEPEVLNYIPSGQEYDIGSQLFPKLVEIAAPFYGISMDFQWVDIGKVPDYWQAIQDVLMGKVKNVKIPGHQVKEGIYTGLNVAVNWDKVDITGPVYIGGMTHIEDGAKIVGPTMIGPNCWICGDATVENSVIFEYARLGPGVRLVDKLVFGRYCVDKTGATIDVQAAALDWLITDTRQAPPSEPPSERQAIADLLDSH